The following are from one region of the Fusarium verticillioides 7600 chromosome 1, whole genome shotgun sequence genome:
- a CDS encoding hypothetical protein (At least one base has a quality score < 10) — MSPPEQSTTSSSQPVLDETLSNKSNVELMSAQDPAAGTPETSDNHSHGSSSREKAGKEDSLIDLGDQAADVPSHDHKADAAEQGPSGKLKEKQAADDYQAPSGYLNTHASTAGKINPIALPSSNDATTQYLTAEPSTYVDPTPATPITSQPPSRTPSNAARSHVSGDSTPPKSDAEFDERRYVSEDEHEGASQSEIQSIMEQFSEFGGGPGEEEVMSPRLEIASPMLGHPVQHPPRKSSLEPLVPTLSGQMQGLHISTGSPPAETPNNTGAEDLGPPVPPKDGVHGTPPRPKIERNMSVASPNSPAQSHRPPPPEPEPEPTQPFDFHRFLEQLRNKKADPVARYLKSFLSEFGKRQWMVHEQVKIIGDFLAFIANKMAQCEVWRDVSDAEFDNAREGMEKLVMNRLYTQTFSPAIQAPKPIPGAKPKRKGGDIPLGPGRRGQHQEDVERDDIVRQKMSIYGWVREEHLDIPPVGDSGRRFLKLAQQELLKIKSYRAPRDKIICVLNCCKVIFGLLKHNKSDSSADSFMPLLIYVVLQSNPEHLVSNVQYILRFRNQEKLGGEAGYYLSSLMGAVQFIENMDRTTLTITDEEFEKHVEEAVSAIAEKHAQSPPATQQPVFNEKSGPLPGETSARPSLDGPRTSTSNDEYTGDEKAAITGLLKTIQKPLSSIGRMFSDDPGPSMDPGPSSAPRTPAPPERLSREEPREHQQVPSKHALSAEEAAARQASAEAAEAQRLSRAEHANVVETLAGMFPDLDKDVISDVVYEKEGRVGLAVDACLALST; from the exons ATGTCTCCGCCGGAGCAGTCCACAACTTCATCTAGCCAGCCGGTCTTAGACGAGACGCTGTCTAACAAGTCCAATGTCGAGTTGATGTCTGCTCAGGACCCTGCGGCAGGGACGCCTGAAACCTCCGATAATCATAGTCATGGATCGAGCTCCAGGGAAAAAGCCGGAAAGGAGGACAGTTTGATCGATCTCGGTGATCAGGCAGCTGACGTCCCATCACACGATCATaaggctgatgctgctgagcaagGTCCCTCAGGAAAGCTTAAGGAAAAGCAAGCCGCCGATGATTATCAAGCTCCTAGCGGTTACTTGAACACTCATGCCTCAACAGCAGGCAAAATCAACCCTATTGCACTACCCTCGTCGAACGATGCTACTACACAATACCTCACCGCCGAACCATCCACTTATGTTGACCCCACGCCTGCGACCCCAATAACCTCTCAGCCACCTTCGCGGACCCCTTCAAATGCTGCGCGTTCCCATGTCTCTGGAGACTCTACCCCTCCCAAATCAGACGCAGAGTTTGATGAGAGACGATAtgtaagtgaagatgagcACGAAGGCGCTTCACAGTCCGAAATTCAGAGCATCATGGAGCAGTTTAGcgagtttggtggtggtcccggcgaagaagaagtcatgAGTCCCAGACTGGAGATTGCCTCTCCGATGCTGGGTCATCCtgttcaacatcctcctcgaaagTCTAGTCTGGAACCTCTTGTGCCTACACTCTCTGGTCAGATGCAGGGCCTACACATCTCCACGGGTTCCCCTCCAGCTGAGACCCCAAACAACACTGGTGCCGAGGATCTGGGGCCACCTGTCCCACCCAAGGATGGTGTCCATGGAACACCTCCACGTCCTAAAATAGAGCGGAACATGAGCGTTGCTTCTCCAAACTCGCCAGCGCAATCGCAccggcctcctcctcctgagCCAGAGCCCGAGCCCACTCAACCATTCGATTTCCACCGGTTTCTTGAGCAATTGCGAAACAAGAAGGCAGATCCTGTGGCAAGGTACCTCAAGTCTTTCCTCTCAGAGTTTGGCAAACGGCAATGGATGGTGCATGAGCAAGTCAAGATTATAGGGGACTTCCTGGCCTTTATTGCCAACAAGATGGCACAATGTGAGGTCTGGAGGGATGTATCCGACGCGGAGTTCGATAATGCTCGTGAGGGGATGGAAAAGCTAGTCATGAACAGACTGTATACTCAGACATTTTCACCTGCTATTCAAGCGCCCAAACCGATCCCTGGGGCGAAGCCGAAGCGCAAGGGCGGCGATATACCTCTTGGCCCCGGTAGGCGaggtcaacaccaagaggatgttgagagagaTGACATTGTTAGACAGAAGATGAGCATTTATGGCTGGGTGAGGGAAGAACATTTGGACATTCCGCCAGTCGGTGATAGTGGACGCCGGTTTTTGAAACTAGCCCAGCAAG AGCTGCTGAAAATAAAATCCTACAGAGCACCGCGAGACAAGATCATCTGTGTGTTGAACTGTTGCAAGGTGATCTTTG GTTTATTAAAACATAACAAGTCTGATTCCTCAGCTGACTCCTTCATGCCCCTACTTATCTATGTTGTACTGCAATCAAATCCAGAGCACCTAGTGTCTAATGTGCAATACATCTTACGCTTCAGGAATCAGGAAAAGCTCGGGGGTGAAGCAGGCTACTACTTGTCCTCGTTG ATGGGTGCTGTTCAATTCATTGAAAATATGGATAGAACTACTCTAACGATtactgatgaggagtttgagaagcatgtGGAAGAGGCAGTTTCAGCAATTGCTGAAAAGCATGCTCAATCACCTCCAGCCACCCAACAGCCAGTGTTCAACGAGAAGTCTGGGCCTCTTCCCGGAGAAACTTCTGCTCGTCCTTCTCTTGACGGACCACGCACTTCAACTTCGAATGACGAGTATACGGGTGACGAGAAAGCTGCCATCActggtcttctcaagaccatACAAAAACCTCTTTCCAGCATTGGGAGAATGTTCTCTGACGACCCGGGCCCTTCTATGGATCCCGGGCCCAGTAGTGCGCCTCGGACACCAGCGCCACCGGAGCGTCTCAGCCGTGAGGAGCCTCGCGAACATCAACAAGTACCTTCAAAACATGCATTatctgctgaggaggctgccGCACGGCAGGCGAGCGCCGAAGCAGCCGAGGCTCAGCGACTTTCCCGTGCAGAGCATGCAAATGTTGTCGAAACATTAGCAGGCATGTTCCCGGACTTGGACAAGGATGTTATAAGTGATGTCGTTtatgagaaggagggcag GGTCGGCCTGGCTGTTGATGCGTGTCTCGCTCTTTCAACATAA